The DNA sequence CATATTCCCCTGGGACAAACGCAGAGGCACCCGCTTCCCTTCGAGCCGGACCCTGCGTGTCCGCCCCCCGGTGACAGGAACCCCGCACACGGATGCATTCCACACCCCCCCCTTCCCCGGCTGGAAACCCCTGTGGGGAAAGACTGATCTCGGATGGCTGTGGTAGGAGGtgaagcagcaggagagctCAGACAGGACAATCGAGGGTACAGGAATGGTCATAGCAGGGAGGGAGGGTGCGGATCTGGGGCTCCTGGCTGGGCAGAGCAGACCTCGGGTCCTCAGCACATGCAGCAGCCGCCGTGATACCTTAGAGCCTGACCTCATCCCGGGTGGCCGGAGAGCTCAGTGTGGGGCAAAGGTGTCTCCTGGTGGGGTGTCTCTCGACGGCCTGGGACAGTTTGATCTGAATTTCCCCTTCCTCTGTCCTTAGAGCTCGTTCAAACCCGGACGGTCCCACCGGGACCCACCCCATCCTGCAAATCGGGCAGCAATTCAAGAACGGGGAGGAAAAATCTCTCTGGAGCTGTGATAACCgagactctgtgtgtgtgtgtgtgaggcgAGTGTGCGAGGTTACATCCCCGGACCGCTCGGGTGGGACCAGTTGGGACCCACCCAGTCCAGGGCCAAccgcatccccatccccatcctcatcctctcctccttcctcctgtgAAGGAGCAGCCAGGGCATCGGGAGCAGGACGGAGGGGCTGTTCCCCGGGGAAAAGTTAACAAATCCCGGCtgcggcggggctgggggggctctggggggacCGTTGGGGGGCAGGGAGGCAGCGAAGCCCCgctgccctgcagggaaggcGGTTGCATTGCCAAAGACGCCCCGCTGGGCTAGCAGGCCCGGGAGCAGATTAATCAGGCACTAATTCAATTTACAACAACCACTTTTATTCAGCTCGGTAGCAAGGAATTCAAAGCGGGGAGAGGGGCGggcggaggggagggggcggagGCCGCGTTGGGGCTCGTTGCTGCCCGGGCAGCCCCCGTCCCCTCGGGCTGCCTCGACGGGGCGCACCGAGAGGGGCCCGCGATGCCGTGCCAGGGCTCTGCCGCTTGAGCGACACGGCGTGGGCAGCGCTCCGAGAGAGGGCAGCTCcgttggaaaaataaaagtgcccTTTTAAtcaaggagggagggaaagggggggctgggagctCCGGGAAGGAAAGCCCTCCGCTCCCTCCCGGGATCTCGGTACCGTCCCTCGGGGCCGTCACGTCGGGGCACTCCTCCGGCCGGGAGCACCGCGGGGAGAGACGGAGCGGAGTCGTGGGGTGTCCCCGGCCGACACCACCGGAGGAAGAGCCAAGCCGTCGAGGGGCGGCTTGCCGGCCCCAAATGTCCTCTGGGGCGGGCGGAGAGGGGAGCACAGCGCGGAGAGGGACAAGTGCCGCCCTTTAACCCCTTCCTTGCTTCAAGGAAAGAGCTGACAAGCTGCAAAGCAAGCGGGAGCGGCGAGAGGCGCTGCTCAGCCCCTGTCGCCGGGAAACCACCCCTTCACCAGGATAAGCCCCCTCAAACAGCCTGCCGGGAGGGACTAGGGCCCTTAGTTCCCGTGCCGTGCCCGAGAATTCGAGATTTCCCGCAGTTAAACTTCCCGGcatagaggtttttttttcccaggcgCGAAGGTCAGTATCCGGGCGGGCTCCTGCGCTGGATGCTTATCTGCCCCAGCCCCCTCCTACCCCAGCGGAGGGGGTCGGACTTTGTCTGCCCTGGTGGGCAATGGaccccagcagccaccagctGGGAGAGGGCTCGATCCTGTCCCTCTCTTTGGGACGTCGCCAAAGGGAGGTGAGGGGGCTTCTCTTGGCCGCTCCCCCCCACTCAACCCAGCCCctttggggggcacagaggggcgGGGATagggggggtggggagaaggagagccCTTCCACGGCTCCTCTGGGCGGCTCGGGAGCCCCGCGCGGCTTTGACGCCCATCACCGCGGTGTCGGGGCGGGCTCCGTCCCTttcccatccccccccccccccgccctcccgAGGCTTGTGCGTGTCTCTGGCTGAGCCGCCAGTGGATGTCGTTGTTCTGTTCCTTGAAGCGCGATGTCACTCCTTTAGCATGACCTCAAAGGCGGCGGGGGCTGGGACCGCCAGTCATTCTCCGTGCGAGAGCCGGGGCGGGAGGCAGGCGGGACCCAGCCCCGCCGCCAGCCCCCACTTTTTGTggtgccgccgccgccgccgtcTCCCCTTTCTCCGCGGGGCTGGCCGCGGGGCGGGCGATGCTCGGCGCTCCCTGAGCCGCCGCACCGAGTGGCCCCGCGGAGCCGCCGGCTCGCCCGTGCCCTCCTGTCCCCTCGCCGAGGTCGCGCAGGatgctggccctgctgctggccGCGGCGTGGCTAGCGCAGCCCCTGCGAGGCGGCTACCACGGCGGGAGCATGTTCGCCGTGCAGACGGCTCAGCCCGACCCTTGCTACGACGAGCACGGGCTGCCCCGCCGCTGCATCCCGGATTTCGTCAACTCGGCGTTCGGGAAGGAGGTGAAGGTGTCGAGCACCTGCGGGAAGCCGCCGTCGAGGTACTGCGTGGTGACGGAGAAGGGCGAGGAGCAGGTTCGCTCCTGCCACCTCTGCAACGCCTCGGACCCCAAGCGCGCCCACCCGCCCTCCTTCCTCACCGACCTCAACAACCCGCACAACCTGACTTGCTGGCAGTCCGACAGCTACGTGCAGTACCCGCACAACGTCACCCTCACCCTCTCGCTGGGCAAGAAGTTCGAGGTGACCTACGTCAGCCTGCAGTTCTGCTCGCCTCGCCCGGAATCCATGGCCATCCACAAATCCATGGATTACGGCAAGACTTGGGTGCCCTTCCAGTTCTACTCCACTCAGTGCCGTAAGATGTACAACAAGCCCAACCGCGCCACCATCACCAAGCAGAACGAGCAGGAGGCGGTGTGCACCGACTCGCACACCGACGTGCGGCCCCTCTCGGGCGGCCTCATCGCCTTCAGCACCCTGGACGGCCGCCCCACCGCCCACGACTTCGACAACTCGCCCGTGCTGCAGGACTGGGTGACGGCCACCGACATCAGGGTCACCTTCAGCCGCCTCCACACCTTCGGCGACGAGAGCGAGGACGACTCCGAGCTGGCCCGCGATTCTTATTTCTACGCCGTCTCCGACTTGCAGGTCGGTGGGCGATGCAAATGCAACGGCCACGCGTCGCGTTGCGTCCGAGACCGCGACGACAGTTTGGTGTGTGACTGCAAGCACAACACGGCCGGCCCCGAGTGCGACCGCTGCAAGCCCTTCCACTACGATCGCCCGTGGCAGAGAGCCACGGCCCGGGAGGCCAACGAGTGCGTGGGTGAGTGCCCCCCGCgcgggggagggaggggacagCCGGGGGACCGGCGGGGGACCGGGAGGGAAGGGCACCGGGGCATCCGGGATCCAGAGCGAAAGGCATGAGGACATCTAGGATCCGGCAGGGGACTTTAGTAACGGGGAGAGAAAGGCACGGGGACATCCAGGAGCCGGCAAGGGACTTTGGAACGGGAAGGGAAAGGCATGGGGACATCCGAGACTCGGAGGGCAAGGAAAAGGGACATCCAGCACCCAGCAAGGGACTCTAGGAACGGGGAGGGAAAGGCACGGGGACATCCAGGATCCGGCAAGGGACTTTggaaggatgagggaaaggcatGGGGACATCCATAACTCGAGGGAAAGGAACGAGGACATCCAGGACCCGAAGGGAAAGGCACGGGGACATCCAGGATCCGGCAAGGGACTTTGGAACGGTGAGGGAAAGGCATGGGGACATCCAGGACTCGCAGGGAAAGGAACGAGGACATCCAGGACCCGAAGGCATAGGCACTGGGACATCCAAGAGCCGGAAGGAAAGGAACGGGGAAATCTACGATCCGGCAAGAGATttcagggagagggagggaaaagaacGGGGACATCCAGCACCCAGCAAGGGACTCTAGGAACGGTGAAGGAAAGGCATGGGGGCATCTAGGACTCTTAGGAAAAGGCACGGGGACATCCAGGGACACGGCAAAGCGACAGGGACATCCAGGAGCCGGCAAGAGACTTCAGAAACGGAGAGGGAAAGGCACGGGGACATCCAGGAGTcggagggaaaaaagcaacgGGAGCATCCAGAATCCGGCAAGGGACTTTAGGGAGAGGGTGGGAAAGGCACGGGGACATTCAGGACCCGGCAAGGGACTTCGgtaaaagggaaggaaagaaatggggaTAATCCTGGACCCGGCAAGGCAAAAGGCAAGAGGACATCCAGGGATACGGCAAAGCGAAAGGCACAGACATCCAGGGGCCAGTAAGGgacttcagaaaaggaaaggaaagtctCGGGGACACCCAGGACCCAGCAAGAAACCttcaggaaagaggaaggaaaggaatggGGACACCTAACAAGGGACTTAATAAATGGCAGGAGAAAGGCACGGGGACATCTAGGACCCGGCAAGGGACTTAAGGAACGAGGAGGGAAAGAAACGGGGACATCCAGCAATCAGCAAGGGACTTCAGGGACGGAGAGGAAAAGGCACGGGAACATCCAGGTTCTGCAAGGGATtcaagggatggagagggaaaggcaTGCGGGCATCCAGGATGCGACAAAAGGATCTCAGGGACGAGGAGAAAGAGGCACGAGGACATCTAGAATCCTGCAAAGGACTTTAGGAACGGCAGGGAAAGGCTCGGGCACATCCAGGacagagcaagagaaaagcaTGGGGACCTCCAGGAGACGGCAAGGGACCTTTGGGAACGCGGAGGGAAAGGCACAGGGGCTTCCAGGACCCGGCAAGGGGCTTCAGGAGAGGGGGGGGGAAGACACGGGGACATCCTGGACTCAGCAAGGGACTTTAGGAACGGCTCGGGGACATCAGGGAGCCGGCAAGGGACTTCAGGAACGGGGAGGGAAAGGCACGGGGACAGCCAAGGACACGACAAAACGAAAGGTCCGGAGACATCCAGGACCCAGCAAGGGACCTtcaggaaaggggagggaaaggcacaGGGACAGCCAGGGACTCAGCGAGCAGTACGGGGACATCCAGGGACACGGCGAGCAGCGCGGGGACATCCAAGGACACGAGGAGCTGCACAAGGATCCGCAGGGAGACGGAGAGCAGGACAGGGCGAGGACACTGAGGTACCCGGGAGAGTAGGGCAAAGGAGGGAACAGCGAGAGACCCAGAAGCGCGGGGCCAGAGGCGTGAGGGCACCGGGAAGCGCAGGGGACGGGACACCGAGGAGCCA is a window from the Cuculus canorus isolate bCucCan1 chromosome 18, bCucCan1.pri, whole genome shotgun sequence genome containing:
- the NTN1 gene encoding netrin-1, encoding MLALLLAAAWLAQPLRGGYHGGSMFAVQTAQPDPCYDEHGLPRRCIPDFVNSAFGKEVKVSSTCGKPPSRYCVVTEKGEEQVRSCHLCNASDPKRAHPPSFLTDLNNPHNLTCWQSDSYVQYPHNVTLTLSLGKKFEVTYVSLQFCSPRPESMAIHKSMDYGKTWVPFQFYSTQCRKMYNKPNRATITKQNEQEAVCTDSHTDVRPLSGGLIAFSTLDGRPTAHDFDNSPVLQDWVTATDIRVTFSRLHTFGDESEDDSELARDSYFYAVSDLQVGGRCKCNGHASRCVRDRDDSLVCDCKHNTAGPECDRCKPFHYDRPWQRATAREANECVACNCNLHARRCRFNMELYKLSGRKSGGVCLNCRHNTAGRHCHYCKEGFYRDLSKPISHRKACKECDCHPVGAAGQTCNQTTGQCPCKDGVTGITCNRCAKGYQQSRSPIAPCIKMPAAPPTTAASSTEEPADCDSYCKASKGKLKINMKKYCKKDYAVQIHILKAEKNADWWKFTVNIISVYKQGSNRIRRGDQTLWIHSKDIACKCPKIKPMKKYLLLGNNEDSPDQSGIIADKTSLVIQWRDTWARRLRKFQQREKKGKCKKA